Genomic segment of Drosophila virilis strain 15010-1051.87 unplaced genomic scaffold, Dvir_AGI_RSII-ME tig00001170, whole genome shotgun sequence:
agaacattgattttataacataattGCCACGGGCTAGGCCgggctatacccgctagtaaTAATATATGCAGACCAAGTATCCTCCATTTAATAGCTATCGTATAGCATAGATTTTTTTCACTAGAGGAGTTGCAAGTTTGACTCTGGTACAGTAGAAAAACTTGAGGGTAATCACTAGTTGCGCACTCCCGATGAGAGCAGTCttgttattcttttttatacccttgcagagggtattataattttgtcgtgaaatgtgtaccgcatagaaggagacatctccgaccccataaagtatatatattcttgatcagcatcaacagccgagtcgatagagccatgtccgtctgtctgtttctatgcgaactagtctctcacttttaaagctatcctaatgaaattttgcagaagtctctctttctgttgcacgcggcacatatgtgaaaagtagctggatcggaccactatatcatatagctgccataggaacgatcggtcgaaaattaagttgtatgaaaaaacattattgaTAACGCCGCCTAAGATGAATAGTGAGAAAGACTTTGGCCtacagaaaacaaatatggGACACATAATAAACTTGGTATGCTTAAAAAAGGttgatattattaaaatgagCGAAATAATTCACATATACCTATAACGCAAGAATTTCAGAAACTTAAGAGTTCTCCTACTGTGGATAGTAAGTCCTTACTCCTGTAATGCCCGCGCAGtgcgagtttgtttccgatgaTCGATAGCTCGtccgtttctaagcaatcgatatcgaaatcctatTTCTGAGCAAATCTGAGCAAATCGAAGAAGTGGATTCAGGgtttccctagtcgggagtttcCAACCAGAGCttcttgttataccctgaacccattgaaaatggcgaaaaaaaatttttctgctacgtatgtaacaggtagaaggaagcttctcggaccccataaagtatatatattctatctAATCCACATCGGAGTTCGCAAATTTCGGCTCTCAATTTCTGGAtgtctgcaaaaaaaaaagtctttGTCGAACAGAATGAAATAGTGAGAAAGAAAACATACAAAGCAACAGACCGAGGTCGGAGCAAAGACACTTTTCGTTGTCCTTTTTCGCACATGTTTTTCCACGAACCCTGAACAGCAATAATAGTTGCCAGCTTTTGTGGATATGCATATAAGCAATTAGGTGGTTGTATATCTATTAAAATTGCCTCCTTGCATAACCGTATTATACAAGACACTTTTCACTTCCActtttttcgttttgatcTTCGGTAGACACAAATAATATGTGCTATCGGCCGAATATGTCCTGTTAAGATGTTCCTAATCTTAGACAGAAGAGTGCGTTTTGCTTAAGCAATTGAACGAAAAAAGTTAACAAGCGAAACGAAATAAAGTGTTCGAGTAAAGATCGTAACCATATctgcttcgttttttttttcagttttttgtttgcatatcGCATTGAAAATAATTCCTAGCTGTTATTTGCGACCTCTGATAGCCAAGTCAATCTACCGATATCCGTCTGTCAGTCCGTATGTATTAAAACAAGGATCTCAGAGTGACTTTGAAGGGAAAGACAGACTATGAAGGCTCGTCCTAGTGTCCGCGCActacgagtttgtttctgataatcaGTAGCTATTCCTGTTTCcaaaaaatcgataaaaatcaatatctgactgactaattggtgatcaacgcacagcccaaaccgtaagagctaggaagcttAAATTTTcgctgtagttaccttatgtgatgcaggtgcacgttaagacggggtttcgggaaatttcacccgcaagtatggaaaaatcgcgaaaaacgtttgtatgaaacttttttgtttaccatccaattggcctcaaactcaattctttgttgaaattcatttgaagggtgtttcacacttttccaaaaatgtattcctccttggtggaaatgggggttaAAGATATGatgggtgacgtttcgcgctcaaattcatttgcgaagctctatatgaaaaatcatttgagatgtttcacatttttcgcaaaatctaaACTCCTTCGGTAGAAGAGCGATGCAAAGATTTTTTGGTCGGAGTTTTAAGTGGTGACCGATTtgctttaaacttatttttaaagctctacataagaacttaatgaatacgtgtttaagctatttggaaaatttcacccacaacagtggttaattagcgaaaaactttggtatgaaacttttttgttaaccatcgaatcggcctcaaacttatCTTCAAAGATCATTGCTAAAAATCTATTGAcgggtgtttcacacttttcgaaaaatccaGTCCtacttggtggaaatgggagtcaaagatttggtgggtggccttttgccttcaaattcatttgcatgcttctacataaaaaatgatttgagacgtttttgccattttttcaaaatctaagCTCCTTCGGtggaaagtgcattttaaactaattttttgagaatttttaGCTGTGTTCAATTtgcatcaaacttattttcaaagctttatATACGAATATAATGTGTGTCTCAGCGATTTGGCAAATTCCACTCGAAACAGTGGTAAAATGACGGAAAGCGTTTGTATGAGAGTTGTTTGCTTACtgtcaaaatcatttttaaagctattcgagaacattgattttataacataattGCCACGGGCTAGGCCgggctatacccgctagtaaTAATATATGCAGACCAAGTATCCTCCATTTAATAGCTATCGTATAGCATAGATTTTTTTCACTAGAGGAGTTGCAAGTTCGACTCTGGTACAGTAGAAAAACTTGAGGGTAATCACTAGTTGCGCACTCCCGATGAGAGCAGTCttgttattcttttttatacccttgcagagggtattataattttgtcgtgaaatgtgtaccgcatagaaggagacatctccgaccccataaagtatatatattcttgatcagcatcaacagccgagtcgatagagccatgtccgtctgtctgtttctatgcgaactagtctctcacttttaaagctatcctaatgaaattttgcagaagtctctctttctgttgcacgcggcacatatgtgaaaagtagctggatcggaccactatatcatatagctgccataggaacgatcggtcgaaaattaagttgtatgaaaaaacattattgaTAACGCCGCCTAAGATGAATAGTGAGAAAGACTTTGGCATACGGAAAACAAATATGGGACACATAATAAACTTGGTATGCTTAAAAAAGGttgatattattaaaatgagcgaaataatttacatatacCTATAACGCAAGAATTTCAGAAACTTAAGAGTTCTCCTACTGTGGATAGTAAGTCCTTACTCCTGTAATGCCCGCGCAGtgcgagtttgtttccgatgaTCGATAGCTCGtccgtttctaagcaatcgatatcgaaatcctatTTCTGAGCAAATCTGAGCAAATGGAAGAAGTGGATTCAGGgtttccctagtcgggagtttcCAACCAGAGCTTCTTGTTATAccttgaacccattgaaaatggcgaaaaaatattttctgctacgtatgtaacaggtagaaggaagcttctccgaccccataaagtatatatattctatctAATCCACATCGGAGTTCGCAAATTTCGGCTCTCAATTTCTGGAtgtctgcaaaaaaaaacagtcttTGTCGAACAGAATGAAATAGTGAGAAAGAAAACATACAAAGCAACAGACCGAGGTCGGAGCAAAGACACTTTTCGATGTCCTTTTTCGCACATGTTTTTCCACGAACCCTGAACAGCAATAATAGTTGCCAGCTTTTGTGGATATGCATATAAGCAATTAGGTGGTTGTATATCTATTGAAATTGCCTCCTTGCATAACCGTATTATACAAGACAGTTTTCACTTCCActtttttcgttttgatcTTCGGCAGACACAAATAATATGTGCTATCGGCCGAATATGTCCTGTTAAGATGTTCCTAATCTTAGACAGAACAGTGCAGTTTTGCTTAAGCAATTGAACGAAAAAAGTTAACAAGCGAAACGAAATAAAGTGTTCGAGTAAAGAGCGTAACCATATctgcttcgttttttttttcagttttttcgTTTGCATATCGCATTGAAAATAATTCCTAACTGTTATTTGCGACCTCTGATAGCCAAGTCAATCTACCgatatccgtctgtccgtccgtaccTATTAAAACAAGGATCTCAGAGTGACTTTGAAGGGAAAGACAGACTATGAAGGCTCGTCCTAGTGTCCGCGCActacgagtttgtttctgataatcaGTAGCTATTCCTGTTTCCAAagaatcgataaaaatcaatatctgactgactaattggtgatcaacgcacagcccaaaccgtaagagctaggaagcttAAATTTTcgctgtagttaccttatgtgatgcaggtgcacgttaagacggggtttcgggaaatttcacccgcaagtatggaaaaatcgcgaaaaacgtttgtatgaaacttttttgtttaccatccgattggcCTCAAGCTCAATTCTTTgttgaaattcatttgaagggtgtttcacacttttccaaaaatgtattcctccttggtggaaatgggggttaAAGATATGatgggtgacgtttcgcgctcaaattcatttgcgaagctctatatgaaaaatcatttgagatgtttcacatttttcgcaaaatctaaGCTCCTTCGGTAGAAGAGCGATGCAAAGATTTTTTGGTCGGAGTTTTAAGTGGTGACCGATTTggtttaaacttatttttaaagctctacataagaacttaatgaatacgtgtttaagctatttggaaaatttcacccacaacagtggttaattagcgaaaaactttggtatgaaacttttttgttaaccatcgaatcggcctcaaacttattttcaaagatcattGCTAAAAATCATTAGAcgggtgtttcacacttttcgaaaaatccaGTCCtacttggtggaaatgggagtcaaagatttggtggatgGCCTTTtgccttcaaattcatttgcatgcttctacataaaaaatgatttgagacgtgtttgccattttttcaaaatctaagCTCCTTCGGtggaaagtgcattttaaactaattttttgagaatttttaGCTGTGTTCAATTtgcatcaaacttattttcaaagctttatATACGAATATAATGTGTGtctcagcgatttgggaaattccactcgaAACAGTGGTAAAATGACGGAAAGCGTTTGTATGAGAGTTGTTTGCTTACtgtcaaaatcatttttaaagctattcgagaacattgattttataacataattGCCACGGGCTAGGCCgggctatacccgctagtaaTAATATATGCAGACCAAGTATCCTCCATTTAATAGCTATCGTATAGCATAGATTTTTTTTCACTAGAGGAGTTGCAAGTTCGACTCTGGTACAGTAGAAAAACAAAGGGTATTCGCTAGCTGCGCACTCCCGATTAGAGCAATCTTGTtattgcagagggtattataattttgtcgtgaaatgtgtaccgcatagaaggagacatctccgaccccataaagtatatatattcttgatcagcatcaacagccgagtcattagagccatgtccgtctgtctctttctatgcgaactagtctctcagttttaaagctatcttaatgaaattttgcagaagcctctctttctgttgcacgcagcacatatgtgaaaagtagctggatcggaccactatatcatatagctgcgataggaacgatcggtcgaaaattaagtttttgtatgaaaaaacattttggttttcaagatatcttgaccaaactcggcattttttagttttattgtgctcctcatatatatacgaaatcctattaagatcggaccatacgaaggaacgatcggtcgaaaattaagttgtataaaaaaacattttgtttatcaagatattttgcccaaactcggcattaactattttccctctggtttttagatacgggcaaagcactctaagcattatgaaaagtttgggtctgcaagggtattagatcttcggcgtgccgaagatagcctttctttctctttcttaacaaaaaaatgcattttgcaaGATAGCTTTATCTTGACTTCTTGACGTCTAATTTTATAGCTTCAAAAATGGCTTCAGAAATGGAGATTAATTggattatattttttaatatttgtttgaatatttgttaattataatgatgcttgaagttaattttttagcatgtgcatgtgtgaacttgtaaaataatataatattattcgtATATGAAAATTAGTACTTTTTCGAATCactctttatattttttaaaactatAATTTGAATAAACTGCCCTTTCATTATAACGTTACTATTGTTCTATGTATGAAAAAGGTGTTATGGTTCTGGATTGCGAGCCGATGCATTCTATTGAATTTGTTCTTAGTTAATATTTTCAGCATTAGCATTTAATGCTTTCTCCGTTCAACGTGCTTCTAGAGGTCTTTGTAACTTCCCCGTGCTGTTCCGATACAAGTTTATATACTCTACATTGTAAATCCATGTCTATTGCTGGCTGTTGGGATTTACCTGACCATTAACAATAGGCGAAAAATATGGATGCTCCATTGCCTCACGAGCTGTTAGACGGTTTATCAAGAAAGTCGAATGCTTCTGGCGACACCAGATGTTGGTTATCAGAATGAACAAATCGTTCCCAACGCTTGCGGGAATGGCGTTGTAAAATATCATGAAATCGCGAATCGAGATCGATGTTGTATTTATCCAGATACGCGTATAGTTCTTCAGTGCCCAGCACCTTAGCAATCCGTTCAAGTTGATCATAATTATCGTGACCATGGAAGAATGGCTCCTTACGAAATATCATAGATATTAAGATGTTACTATTAGACAGAACAGTGCGTTTTGCTTAAGCAATTGAACGAAAAAATTTAACAAGCGCAACGAAATAAAGTGTTCGAATAAAGAGCGAAACCATATctgcttcgttttttttttcagtttttttgtttgcatatcGCATTGAAAATAATTCCTAACTGTTATTTGCGACCTCTGATAGCCAAGTCAATCTACCGATATCCGTCTGTCAGTCCGTATGTATTAAAACAAGGATCTCAGAGAGACTTTTAAGGGAAAGAGAGACTTTGAAGGCTCGTCCTAGTGTCCGCGCActacgagtttgtttctgataatcaGTAGCTATTCCTGTTTCCAAAGAATCGATAAAAAGCAAtatctgactgactgattggtgatcaacgcacagcccaaaccgtaagagctaggaagcttAAATTAAcggtagttaccttatgtggtgcaggtgcacgttaagacggggtttcgggaaatttcacccgcaagtatggaaaaatcgcgaaaaacgtttgtattacttttttttgtttaccatccgattggcCTCAAGCTCAATTCTTGAGTGGTTAATTAGCGAAAAACTTtggtatgaaacttttttgttaaccatcgaatcggcctcaaacttattttcaaagatcattgctaaaattcattagacgggtgtttcacactttttgaAAAATCCAGTCCtacttggtggaaatgggagtCAAAAATTTGGTGGGTGGCCTTTTGCctacaaattcatttgcatgctTCTACATCAAAAAtgatttgagacgtgtttgccattttttcaaaatctaagCTCCTTTCGGtggaaagtgcattttaaatttttgagaatttttaGCTGTGTTCAATTtgcatcaaacttattttcaaagctttatATACGAATATAATGTGTGtctcagcgatttgggaaattccactcgaAACAGTGGTAAAATGACGGAAAGTGTTTGTATGAGAGTAGTTTGCTTACtgtcaaaatcatttttaaagctattcaagaacattgattttataacataattGCCACGGGCTAGGCCgggctatacccgctagtaaTAATATATGCAGACCAAGTATCCTCCATTTAATAGCTATCGTATAGCATAGATTTTTTTTCACTAGAGGAGTTGCAAGTTCGACTCTGGTACAGTAGAAAAACAAAGGGTATTCGCTAGCTGCGCACTCCCGATTAGAGCAGTCttgttattcttttttatacccttgcagagggtattacaattttgtcgtgaaatgtgtaacgcatagaaggagacatctccgaccccataaagtatatatattcttgatcagcatcaacagccgagtcattagagccatgtccgtctgtctgtttctatgcgaactagtctctcacttttaaagctatcctaatgaaattttgcagaagtctctctttctgttgcacgcggcacatatgtgaaaagtacctggatcggaccactatatcatatagctgcgataggaacgatcggtcgaaaattaagtttttgtatgaaaaaacattttggttttcaagatatcttgaccaaacttggcatttattagttttattgtgctcctcatatatatacgaaatcctattaagatcggaccatacgaaggaacgatcggtcgaaaattaagtttttgtatgaaaaaacattttggttttcaagatatcttgaccaaactcggcacttattagttttttaatatgctcctcatatatatgcaaaattctattaagatcggaccactatatcatatagctgccatacgaacgatcggtctaaaattaagtttttgtatgaaaccacatattgtttttcaagaaatcttgaccaaactcggcacttattagttttactatgctcctcatatatatgcaaaatcctattaagatcggaccactatatcatatagttgccataggaacgatcggtcgaaaattaagttgtatgaaaaaacattttgtttatcaagatattttgcccaaactcggtattaactattttccctgtgcttcttagatactggcaaagcactataagcttTATGAAAAgcttgggtctgcaagggtattagatcttcggcgtgccgaagatagcctttctttctcgttatatTTATACTACAGTTGTGAACGGTTATTTCGTTCACCCTAcaaaatacatttacattgcaaaagttaaatttaacaaaaaaatgcattttgcaaGATAGCTGTATCTTGACTTCTTGACGTCTAATTTCAGTAGCTTCAACGGTTTTGTAAGAAATGGAGATTTATTggattatattttttaatatttgtataaatatttgttaattataatgatgcttgatgttatttttttgtagcatgtgcatgtgtgaaCTTGTAAactgaaatatttaattcgtATATGAAAATTAGTACTTTTTCGAATCactctttatattttttaaaactatAATTTGAATAAACTGCCCTTTCATTATAACGTTACTATTGTTCTATGTATGAAAAAGGTGTTATGGTTCTGGATTGCGAGCCGATGCATTCTATTGAATTTGTTCTTAATTAATCTTTTCAGCATTAGCATTTAATGCTTTCTCCGTTCAACGTGCTTCTAGAGGTCTTTGTAACTTCCCCGTGCTGTTCCGATACAAGTTTATATACTCTACATTGTAAATCCATGTCTATTGCTGGCTGTTGGGATTTACCTGACCATTAACAATAGGCAAAAAATATGGATGCGCCATTGCCTCACGAGCTGTTAGACGGTCAACGTGATCATAACGCAATAGTTTATCAAGAAAGTCTAATGCTTCTGGCGACACCAGATGTTGGTTATCAGAATGAACAAATCGTTCCCAACGCTTGCGGGAATGGCGTTGTAAAATATCATGAAATCGCGGATCGAGATCGATGTTGTATTTATCCAGATACGCGTATAGTTCTTCAGTGCCCAGCACCTTAGCAATCCGTACAAGTTGATCATAATTATCGTGACCATGGAAGAATGGCTCCTTACGAAATATCATAGATGCGAGCATGCATCCTAATGACCACATGTCCAGGGAATAATCGTACATTTGATAATCGACAAGTAGTTCGGGACCTTTAAAGTAGCGGGAAGCCACTCTTACATTGTACTCTTGACCTGGGTGATAAAATTCAGCGAGACCCCAATCAATAAGTCGCAGCTTTCGATTTTCATGATCTATCATTACGTTGTGTGGCTTTACATCACGATGCATTATGCCCATGCTGTGGCAATAATCGAGTGCTTTAAGTAGCTCAAACAAATAATAGCGAATCTCATAGTCCGTTAATGTTTGGTACAGTTGTTTAAAATCTGTATTGTTTACATGCTCAAAAATCAGTGCTGGGGTGCGGGACACTGGATCTTTGACAACGGCTAGAAGCGTGATAATGTTGGTTCCCCCACGCAAATTTTCTAATATCTTAATTTCGCGCtttatcttcttttttttaacagGCTTCAATATTTTCACAACACATTTCTCAGTTGTTGTTATGTTGATAGCCTCGAACACTTCTGAGTACTTGCCACGCCCCAACTTTCGCACCAATTGATAATCGTCTTGGTTTCCCCAGTCAACAACATAATTCTCGTAGTCCCAATATTCATCCGGTTTGTGGGCGTTCACGTCTGTGTAAACGCGAGCGGCACTTGGTAGGGTCATCTCCGCCGCTTTTCTTTCCACTTTATGCTCCTCTTctgaaattgattttgatGTGAGTTCTTCAGATGACTCTGTTGTGCTTGGATGGGTCCACGCAGCAAGATTTATGTTATAAAACTGACTGGAAAATAAATTCGATTAAAATTAATGATAGCATCCAAAACACATAATTTTCATACTACACAGgtttagttaaatttaaacatttgaCAATAACATACCCGAGCAGAAGAGGGTGCCTTGGCTGAAAATACTGCGGCCCCTTTTGGGACCTACTTGTAGTTGCAATTGAAAGTTTCAGTCTTGGAGGAATATACGTGAAGTTTTCAACCAAAATTGTCGTAGGCAGTCGACGTAATAAGCAAGAAAAAGCCAATTGACGGTGGACGGCGAGCACTTTGAATGTTGCgctaatttatataatataggaAGAAAACAATTGTACAGATGTatactttaataaatatttttctcaGAACTgaatacatgcatgcacaaGCGTTATTAAACTACAGActaacaattacaattactaAAAATTTAAAGTACATAATTATGTacattatatatgcatgcatgtgtgaaTGCTTACATATACTTAATATGTTtagatatatacacatatatatatatatatatatatatatacatataaacatatatgtaagGACCACTATCCAGTTTAAATTGCGTACGATAGCAttctaatttaattaactacTATAATCCAAAACGTACAAATAAGttacatatttatgcactGCTGTTGTGggtataaattaaaaagtaaacTGATTTCGCGGCGTTCTGAGTTTgttgataaaaaaacaaagcatttgACTTTTAAAACGGAAGGTACATTATcaaacagaaaatatattCGTACAGGTATTACAATAAAGCAACGGAGATTAATACTTATGTCTTTAAAATACAGTACTCACATATTCTATGTCAGACAGCGTGGATGACGTGAAAATTTCACTAATTTCGTCGGTAAGCCGATATCAGTAGTTGTTCATTGAACTAGTTCGGCATTTCTACGAATCGCTGAATACATTTTTGCGTTTACACGGAATAATACGAATTATCTGATATACGAGGgctttttcgctttttgtttGATGTTTATGAAAATTCAACTAAAGCTATGCAGCATGGACTGATCATCTCACTATTCATAGAATATTTAAGATCTGTATCCGTTTAAGTCAAACTCAAGGATACGAGCTAGAGAGATtaatttttacatttattaccTTACGTGATTAAGGCGCACGACATGGAAGAGTTTAAGAAAAATTGACACTAATGTTCGACACCTTGTTTAAAATCGGTTGAAATGTGCTTCGAGTCCATCCATGAGTTTTGAAATGAagctaaaatatataaaaagtggTCAAAGATTTGTTGTGCGAAGAAGtttcttcttatttaaattgttttctttacaTCAATATTTAATACAGACTTGTTTTAGCAATTAGGGAAATCGCGCCAGATACTGTGGAAATTTGGCGGaaagcaaatttttattttctatgccATTTGGCTTCTTATGAATTTACGAAAAAATGCATCTACATTTTCTGATACACTTCTCTTACTATTCGCCAAATCTAACACACTTGTAAGGTAAGACACACAAGGTCGGATAAGCAAAATATGCTCAGAACATTAATTCATAGATTTAATAAATTCAacttttgtataaatttatatttatatgggattTTTATAATCCGAATGTCGTTCACATTCCTTTTATCGGTTTGCCGGCTACACAGAGATTAACCAGGGGTGAGTAAGACCTCGATAAATGGAAAAGTCGgctaacaaaataatttatttttaaacttggACCAACGAATTTCGGTTACTTTTCGAACATTCTATCGGACAACCTCAAAACATGCATACGGTTGACAGCTGTTAAGGTCCACCCTAAAGGAGCCCTTGCCACCATGAGTTGGCCATACATTCACTTGCGAACTCCTAAATCATGATGGGCAACCGCCTTACACTCTTATCAGACCCACCACAACTCCTTATATTTCACTATTGCTCATACGAagacatttaaaaaattaacaaataattttacaggaaaatttatgaattatataatttttcacaAGGCGCTACTTgtgaaataaatatgttaagaaaatattacACATAGACTGAtttcatttttgattttcgacagtgtatgctcgagaaaagttcttgtgtCGGCCTATGGTGTGCAAGCACCtttggttgtatgcgtgaattatgcatgcataagaactttaaagtatacatgtgttgttattcactgctctggctttagctggcaagaaataaattttgttggcTTTCTAGGGCTGATCATCACCTACCCCAATTTTGTTTATACATATGAATGCATGTtgtgaggttggctccgtagaaaatatgtattttttagtcgaagcaaatatttatttaatttccttaaattaaattaataattttttattccccagtaatgaaataaaaaagtactaagaaatacaaatcaaaatattttttgtataaatagaTATGAATTATGACCCAATATTAAGCTAGATATTTtatgaattcaattaaaataattgcgCTTGCAACTCTGTTGGCCAAAAAGGGCGCCAAGCTCTGAGAATATGGagcacaaaataaaatcgaTAGCTTACGATTGCATTAAGCTGCCGACCTATTCCAATTTGTATAagataaaatgaataatttcaaatttaaaacattacataaatatttgcatcgacttacaaatacatattttctacgGAGCCGTCCTCAGTACACTacatgcattcatacatagGTCAACACAAATTTTGTATGCTGTTATGAatgtatattcacacacatacaaacataattgcttgcacggccctcataaaGCCAAAGCAGAGttcattctatttttagctttttgctTTCTCGGCTATGAGAGCGCAATGATACAGATTTCGTTtgcgttctcaattttcaaaaactcAAGCTGcatagaaacattttgttaaatgGCGTTACTGGTCTTAGtctttatattgtctttggttatACCATGCATGCAGCCTATGAATaacaaattttctacagtatatatgatt
This window contains:
- the CkIIalpha gene encoding casein kinase II subunit alpha; amino-acid sequence: MTLPSAARVYTDVNAHKPDEYWDYENYVVDWGNQDDYQLVRKLGRGKYSEVFEAINITTTEKCVVKILKPVKKKKIKREIKILENLRGGTNIITLLAVVKDPVSRTPALIFEHVNNTDFKQLYQTLTDYEIRYYLFELLKALDYCHSMGIMHRDVKPHNVMIDHENRKLRLIDWGLAEFYHPGQEYNVRVASRYFKGPELLVDYQMYDYSLDMWSLGCMLASMIFRKEPFFHGHDNYDQLVRIAKVLGTEELYAYLDKYNIDLDPRFHDILQRHSRKRWERFVHSDNQHLVSPEALDFLDKLLRYDHVDRLTAREAMAHPYFLPIVNGQVNPNSQQ